The nucleotide window GCAATTGTCATTATTGGGGAATATCATGCAAGCGAAGATCGTCAATCTATGCGAAGTATACTTGAGAACCAAGGTTTAAGTTGTAAAGTTACATTTCTATAAATAAATTGAAAAGCAATTATGACAGTCCATAAGAAGTTATTTACCATTTTTGCCATTTGATTTGATAATTTTGGTAAATTAAATAAGTCGGTTAAGGAATGATAACCATTAAAACAAGGATTGAAACCCTATTAAACCAGCCAAAGAGGCAATAGATTTAGAGTTTGAAAGAATCATCCGGTTTTACTGTGACCACTTTAGAGGTCATAATAGACTCAATCTTTACTCCCTTAAATTCCTTTTTTATTCTTTATCTTTAAAGTGTTTATTCCTTAGTTCCATAACTAATATGCTTGTCTCGCTTTTTCATTAATTTCATAAAATCTTCAATTAAAGATTGTTGAATAGAATCTTCCTTAAGTTCCACAGCAATATAGTATCCCTCATCACCTATCTTTTCACAACGGACGACCCTGCTAGGAATCTCTATAAAAGAATCATCACTCGGAAGATCATTATTGGGTAGCAAAAGCCTTATATAAACTTTCGAGTCTTGTTTGTAGGATTTAAAAGAAGTAAATTTTACTCCTACAGTAGAAATATCACAGATTTTCCCTCTAAGTAGATTTTCGCTTACTACCTTTTGAGGACATACATCAATCATGGCGTGGTCTAAATTTGTTCTTGGTGCTCGACGTCTCTCTATCTGTTCTGTCTTTTTCATTTATAAAATAATTTGTAAATTAAAAATTTAATCGTTTTTTATTTTATCGGAAATCTCCTTTCAGAACTTAGGATGTCTTAATCAAGAACTTTTAACGCCACTAACATATTTATCTTTAGAGTATATTGAATTGGTTATCCCACAATTTCATAATTCTTATATATTCTTTTATGAGAGATTGTTGATAGTAATCTTCATCAAATTCTACAGCAATATGGTACCCCTCACTACTTTTCTCTTCGCACCGCACAACCTTTCCAGAAATATTTACCAAAGAATTAAGATTCGGTAGCAAAAGACCAACAAAGATTTTTGAGTCCTTAGCATACTGTTTTTTAGAGATAAATTTTGCTCCCAAAGTAGATAAATCACAGATTTTTCCTCTCAGTTCTTTATGATGTTTCACATCTATAGGATATACATCCATAGCAGCGGAATGAAGAACTGTTCTTATTGCTCTGCGCCTTTCTATTTGTTCTTTTATCATCTTAAGATTATATAGTGAGAATGTTAATTATCTTTTCCACTACCACTGTAAAACCTTTTTCTCTCCTCCATCACTAATTTATAAAAATCACATTCATAGCATTCTTTTGGATCTTTATAGTAAAAATCACTGATTACAACCCAGCAAGCACGGCCAGCGTTTTTTCCATCATTGACTTCATCCAGATCAGTTTCATGCGTAACAGGACAAACACCAAGTCTCTCTGTATTTGCCCCGCCTGGTTCTCTACCGCATTTTTTGAATTCCCAACAGTTTATTTTTGACATCTCTCATCAAGTAATTTTTAACATTATATTTATCGCATATTATTAATTTTAGTAAATACCCTAAATAGGCTAATTTTGAGGTTTTTTTAGATTAATAAACTTGGACATAGTGAAGAAGTTTTGGTTATTTCTAGAAAGATTTTTTCATGAATAGAGGAGAGTTTAATTGATAGACAATGTTCTAGATAAAAAATTAAATCGGAAGAAAGTTGTTAAAAGTTTAATGACTGATTTGATTGAACTGAAAAACTACTCAAATAGGTTATTGACTTAACCCCTTTTTAAAAAGATAATAATGAAATTTATTATTTATCTTTAACTGTTAATCTTAATCTTTTAAGTTCAGTTGGTATGTATATAGTTGTATGTTCTTATTTCCTGCAATTTTTCTATAAAACGAAACCACAAAACCCTATTGACAAAAATCAGCTTTTTTGGTATAAATAATTGATTTATTTTAACTTTGTGATTCCATAAAGGCAAAAATGAGAAGAAGAACTAATAAGTTGAATGAATCAGAAACCCAGCGCAGGAAGGCTGAAGAAGCGCTTAGAGAAAGCGAAGAACATTATAGAATATTTTCATCATATCAACGCGCAATCTCTGAACTGCGTAAGTTCTATATATCGGATGCTACCTTTGAACAGATGATTCAGAAAATACTTGATTTGATGATTGAAGAGTTTGGTTATTACATGGCCTGGTATGCGGAATTGATAGAAG belongs to Nitrospinota bacterium and includes:
- a CDS encoding PilZ domain-containing protein, whose protein sequence is MKKTEQIERRRAPRTNLDHAMIDVCPQKVVSENLLRGKICDISTVGVKFTSFKSYKQDSKVYIRLLLPNNDLPSDDSFIEIPSRVVRCEKIGDEGYYIAVELKEDSIQQSLIEDFMKLMKKRDKHISYGTKE
- a CDS encoding PilZ domain-containing protein; amino-acid sequence: MIKEQIERRRAIRTVLHSAAMDVYPIDVKHHKELRGKICDLSTLGAKFISKKQYAKDSKIFVGLLLPNLNSLVNISGKVVRCEEKSSEGYHIAVEFDEDYYQQSLIKEYIRIMKLWDNQFNIL